The Planktothrix tepida PCC 9214 genome window below encodes:
- a CDS encoding lysylphosphatidylglycerol synthase transmembrane domain-containing protein: protein MQPTKLKIHQPNSDAELQTTGGFLKLIKIILGFVKPYLKWIIVGGTLFFLAANFRKHWQEISEIEITSTGWMYLAVALVVTLFAHAWSAWVWLGIVKEFKQPVRPRWGLQLYLITNIAKYLPGNIWHFYGRIVAMKDSGVALEAAALSVLLEPLMMATAALGVALVSYRSPYWILQILALIVLGIGIHPIILNPILRFLEKSKFKKKLSELPEKPACQLDHYPFRPLLGEVGFILLRWSGFMFVLLAFQPVHFNQISLLLGAYSFSWLLGLLIPGAPGGLGVFEAMALALLSHQFSAPILLSVITFYRLVTIIAETVGALLAKLDQRFLDHSHPIT, encoded by the coding sequence ATGCAACCCACAAAACTTAAAATTCACCAGCCAAACTCAGATGCAGAACTTCAAACCACTGGAGGTTTCCTCAAGCTGATAAAAATCATCCTCGGTTTTGTTAAACCGTATTTAAAATGGATAATTGTAGGCGGAACCTTATTTTTCTTGGCTGCAAATTTTAGAAAGCATTGGCAAGAAATTTCTGAAATTGAGATTACCTCAACAGGTTGGATGTATCTCGCCGTAGCTCTTGTGGTGACGCTTTTTGCCCATGCTTGGTCAGCCTGGGTGTGGTTAGGAATTGTCAAAGAGTTTAAGCAACCTGTTAGACCTCGTTGGGGATTACAACTGTATTTAATTACTAATATTGCTAAATATTTGCCGGGGAATATTTGGCATTTTTATGGGCGAATTGTGGCAATGAAGGATTCTGGTGTTGCCCTAGAAGCTGCTGCTTTAAGTGTATTATTAGAACCCTTAATGATGGCAACGGCAGCATTAGGGGTGGCTTTAGTCAGCTATCGTAGTCCTTATTGGATCTTACAAATTCTAGCTTTAATTGTTCTGGGTATTGGAATTCATCCTATTATTTTAAACCCGATTCTTAGATTTTTAGAAAAGTCAAAATTTAAAAAAAAACTTTCTGAACTTCCTGAAAAACCCGCTTGTCAATTAGATCATTACCCCTTCAGACCTTTATTGGGAGAAGTGGGGTTTATTTTATTAAGATGGTCGGGGTTTATGTTTGTTTTATTAGCTTTCCAGCCCGTACATTTTAATCAAATTTCGTTGTTATTGGGAGCTTATAGTTTTTCTTGGTTATTAGGGTTATTAATTCCCGGCGCACCAGGAGGATTAGGGGTTTTTGAAGCAATGGCTTTAGCATTATTGAGTCACCAATTTTCCGCCCCAATTTTATTAAGTGTCATCACTTTTTATCGATTAGTCACTATTATCGCTGAAACAGTGGGGGCATTATTAGCTAAATTAGATCAACGATTTTTAGATCATTCTCACCCAATAACATAA
- a CDS encoding N-acetylmannosamine-6-phosphate 2-epimerase — protein sequence MKSEILLPLKHGLIVSCQAPVDSPLHNPIVISAMAEAAVNRGAVGVRIDTPTHIEAVRQQVSQPIIGLWKQQISGFEVYITPRFEDAVAVAKSGADIIAIDATLRERPQGETVRNLITKIHQELGKLVMADVDSLEAAKIAADAGADCVGTTLYGYTQTTQHQSPPSFDLLTQMVNQLSVPVICEGGISSPEMAKQALDLGAYAVVVGGAITGIDLLVQAYQKAVSLS from the coding sequence ATGAAATCGGAAATTTTGTTACCCTTAAAACACGGATTAATTGTATCCTGTCAAGCTCCTGTTGATTCCCCATTGCATAATCCAATTGTGATTTCAGCGATGGCGGAAGCAGCCGTTAATCGAGGTGCTGTAGGGGTGAGAATTGATACCCCAACTCATATTGAAGCGGTGCGTCAACAGGTTTCTCAACCGATTATTGGTTTATGGAAACAACAAATTTCAGGGTTTGAAGTGTATATTACGCCTCGATTTGAAGATGCTGTCGCCGTTGCTAAATCTGGTGCTGATATTATTGCCATTGATGCGACATTGCGAGAACGTCCCCAAGGAGAAACTGTTCGGAATTTAATTACTAAAATCCATCAAGAATTAGGGAAATTAGTGATGGCGGATGTGGATAGTTTAGAAGCCGCTAAAATTGCCGCAGACGCAGGTGCAGATTGTGTGGGAACAACATTATATGGTTATACCCAAACCACCCAACATCAGTCTCCCCCCAGCTTTGATTTATTAACTCAAATGGTGAATCAGTTATCAGTTCCGGTGATTTGTGAAGGGGGAATTTCTTCCCCAGAAATGGCGAAACAAGCCTTGGATTTAGGTGCTTATGCCGTTGTTGTTGGGGGGGCAATTACCGGAATTGATCTGTTAGTTCAAGCGTATCAAAAAGCGGTTTCTTTATCATAA
- a CDS encoding hybrid sensor histidine kinase/response regulator, translating into MDDALYQQLQQERLLNQVTTQIRQSLDLSVILSTAVKQLRQFLSVDRLLIYQFELQYLSTVEAPELDWGGERTLEQSSQFRGEDVPGYPYGKVIYEDRSSHKILSVLNLSEDQHCFKQECSFLDKYRQGFIKSVSNVEHDYAHTTCFIEFLKQFQVQSLIIVPIVVQDNLWGLLIAHQCLKPRQWKTMEKRFLKKITQHLSIAIHQAQLYAQLQQQKQTLEQRVRERTQALHDALLGAQSANRAKSQFLATMSHELRTPLTCVIGISETLLRYSGEQQANQKMPLDKQQRYLKTIHDSGEKLLGLINDILDLSEVEAGKTVLQISEFSWSKLVHQSLNSFQEKAQTHQINLTSDIKIKPHQNRFTGDHERIRKIIFNLLENAIKFTPDGGRVTLKLKVDNNIAILQIEDTGIGIPDDKKPLLFEKFQQLNSAYDRQYEGTGLGLALTKQLVELHGGVIHVESTVGVGSIFTVHLPALPLMSKKPQGEITESPFKTSLPSVYLNSPRRKCVLIERDEETATLICDLLTASGYQVVWLMEGFTAVKQIELLQPDALIIDLNLPGQFSHEILNQLHHQPQTQKIKILALTYESCFLDSKVNPSFEYYDCLVKPIQPDELLNKMIALKMN; encoded by the coding sequence GTGGACGATGCCTTATACCAGCAGCTTCAACAAGAACGACTTCTGAATCAAGTCACGACTCAGATTCGTCAGAGTTTGGATTTATCGGTGATTTTGTCAACTGCGGTTAAACAGTTGCGACAATTTTTATCGGTTGATCGGTTGCTCATTTATCAATTTGAGCTACAATACCTGTCAACTGTAGAAGCCCCTGAATTGGACTGGGGAGGAGAACGAACATTAGAACAATCATCCCAGTTCAGGGGTGAAGATGTCCCAGGATATCCCTATGGAAAAGTGATCTATGAAGATCGCTCTTCTCATAAGATTCTTTCCGTTTTAAATTTATCAGAAGATCAGCATTGTTTTAAACAAGAGTGTAGTTTTTTAGATAAATATCGTCAAGGTTTTATTAAATCCGTTTCTAATGTAGAACATGACTATGCTCACACTACCTGTTTTATTGAATTTTTAAAACAATTTCAAGTTCAATCTCTCATCATTGTTCCCATTGTAGTTCAAGACAACCTTTGGGGTTTATTAATTGCTCATCAATGTCTCAAACCCCGCCAGTGGAAAACAATGGAAAAACGATTTTTAAAAAAAATTACCCAACATTTATCCATTGCGATTCACCAAGCTCAACTATACGCCCAACTTCAACAACAAAAACAAACCCTAGAACAACGAGTCCGCGAACGAACACAAGCCCTTCATGATGCTTTATTAGGCGCGCAATCTGCCAACCGAGCGAAAAGCCAATTTTTAGCCACCATGAGTCATGAATTACGCACCCCATTAACTTGCGTGATTGGCATTTCAGAAACGTTATTACGCTACTCTGGAGAACAACAAGCCAATCAAAAAATGCCCCTTGATAAGCAGCAACGGTATTTAAAAACAATTCATGATAGTGGCGAAAAGTTACTGGGACTGATTAATGATATTTTAGATTTATCTGAAGTAGAAGCCGGAAAAACCGTCCTCCAAATTAGTGAATTTTCTTGGTCTAAATTAGTCCATCAAAGTCTAAATTCTTTTCAAGAAAAAGCTCAAACTCATCAGATCAATCTCACCAGTGATATCAAAATAAAACCTCATCAAAACCGATTTACAGGAGATCATGAACGGATTCGGAAAATTATCTTTAATTTATTAGAAAATGCCATCAAATTTACCCCAGATGGCGGTCGAGTTACCTTAAAACTTAAGGTAGATAATAATATCGCTATTTTGCAAATCGAAGACACGGGAATTGGAATTCCTGATGATAAAAAGCCTTTATTATTTGAAAAATTTCAGCAGTTAAATTCCGCTTATGATCGTCAGTATGAAGGGACAGGGTTAGGATTAGCCTTGACAAAACAATTGGTTGAATTACATGGCGGTGTCATTCATGTTGAATCTACAGTGGGTGTCGGTTCTATCTTTACCGTACACTTACCCGCTTTACCTTTAATGTCTAAAAAACCTCAAGGTGAAATTACTGAATCTCCGTTTAAAACTTCTTTGCCTTCAGTGTATCTCAATTCTCCTCGTCGCAAGTGTGTTTTAATTGAACGGGATGAAGAAACCGCAACTTTAATTTGTGACTTATTAACCGCCTCTGGATATCAAGTGGTTTGGTTAATGGAAGGATTTACCGCCGTTAAACAAATTGAACTGTTACAACCGGATGCGCTCATTATTGACCTGAATTTACCGGGACAATTCAGCCATGAAATTCTCAATCAACTTCATCATCAACCCCAAACCCAAAAAATTAAAATTTTAGCCTTAACCTATGAAAGCTGCTTTCTTGATTCCAAAGTTAACCCCTCTTTTGAATATTATGATTGTTTAGTTAAACCGATTCAACCCGACGAGTTACTCAATAAAATGATAGCCTTAAAAATGAATTAA
- the sbcD gene encoding exonuclease subunit SbcD: MIKILHLSDIHLGSSFSHGRINPETGLNSRLEDFIATLGRCIDRAIAEPVDLVLFGGDAFPDATPAPYVKQAFAFQFRRLVDAEIPTVLLVGNHDQHSQGQGGASLGIYRTLGVPGFVVGDSLETHTIQTRNGAIQIITLPWLTRSTLLTRPETEGLSLEAVNQLLIDRLTVVLEGEIRSLNPQLPTILLGHLMVERANLGAERFLAVGKGFNIPLSLLTRSCFEYVALGHVHKHQNLNRTNDPPVIYPGSIERVDFSEEKEEKGFVLIEVKKGQVKWEFCALPARAFSTIKVDLSKADDPQQMLIKVIQKHKIEESVVRLIYQLRSDQLDLINTTELHHLLRSAHTYTIQPELVSQLARPRLPQLGTQGSSLEPLDALKTYLTSREDLQGFQSEMMEAAQLLLAGEK, from the coding sequence ATGATTAAAATTTTGCACCTTTCCGATATTCATTTAGGGAGTAGTTTTTCTCATGGTCGAATTAATCCTGAAACGGGTTTAAATAGCCGATTAGAGGATTTTATTGCCACGTTGGGACGTTGTATTGATCGAGCGATCGCAGAACCCGTTGATTTAGTTTTATTCGGGGGAGATGCCTTTCCTGATGCAACCCCGGCTCCTTATGTTAAACAAGCTTTTGCGTTTCAATTTCGGCGGTTAGTGGATGCAGAAATTCCAACGGTTTTATTAGTGGGAAATCATGATCAACATTCCCAAGGACAGGGGGGAGCCAGTTTAGGAATTTATCGCACATTAGGGGTTCCCGGATTTGTTGTGGGGGATAGCTTAGAAACCCATACCATTCAAACTCGAAATGGAGCCATTCAAATTATTACTTTACCTTGGTTAACTCGCTCAACGTTATTAACTCGTCCTGAAACCGAAGGACTGTCTTTAGAAGCCGTTAATCAACTGTTAATTGACCGTTTAACCGTTGTTTTAGAAGGAGAAATTCGGAGTTTAAATCCACAATTACCCACAATTTTATTAGGACATTTAATGGTTGAGAGAGCGAATTTAGGAGCCGAACGATTTTTAGCCGTTGGTAAAGGATTTAATATCCCTCTTTCCCTCTTAACGCGCTCTTGTTTTGAATATGTCGCCCTAGGTCATGTCCATAAACATCAAAATCTCAACCGCACAAATGATCCGCCTGTCATTTATCCCGGAAGTATTGAACGGGTTGATTTTAGCGAAGAAAAAGAAGAGAAAGGATTTGTATTAATTGAGGTCAAAAAAGGACAAGTTAAATGGGAGTTTTGTGCTTTACCTGCTCGTGCTTTTTCTACGATTAAAGTTGATTTATCCAAAGCCGATGATCCTCAACAAATGTTAATAAAAGTTATTCAAAAACATAAAATTGAAGAATCTGTTGTGCGTTTAATTTATCAACTGCGTTCTGATCAATTGGATTTAATTAATACCACCGAATTGCATCATCTTTTAAGGAGTGCCCATACCTATACTATTCAACCGGAATTAGTCAGTCAGTTAGCTCGACCCCGTTTACCGCAATTAGGAACACAAGGGAGTAGTCTTGAACCGTTAGATGCTTTAAAAACCTATTTAACCAGTCGAGAAGATTTGCAAGGATTTCAATCTGAAATGATGGAAGCTGCTCAACTGTTATTAGCCGGAGAAAAATAG